The segment TGAGTTCCTCAACTATGGCCATACGCTGGCCCACGCGATCGAGGCCTCCTCTGGATACCGGGTCCGTCACGGCGAGGCGGTGGCGGTCGGCTGCGTGTTTGCCGCGGCGCTTTCGGAGGCGGCGGGAGTCGGACCGGCGGGGCTGGCCGAGCATCACCGCCGGATCCTGTCCATGCTCGGCCTTCCCACTACGTACGCGGGCGCGAGCCGCGAGGAGTTGGTCAACATCATGTTCTCGGATAAGAAGGTCCGCGATGGCAAGCTCCGCTTCGTCGTCTTGCGGGAGCTGGGCGCGCCCGAGATCCTGTTTCCCACCCCCGGTCAGCTCGAGGCGGCCTTTGCGGAGGTGGGCCTGTGAGTGCAATCTTCCTGATCGGGGCCTCCGGCACCGGCAAGTCCGCGATCGTGCGTGAGTTGGCGAAGGCGGGATTCACGGCGGCTGATGTTGACGCCGCGGTTGCCGGATCGCAGGGCTACACGCTGGAGGACTTCTACGTGCTCCTCAAGCCGGAGCGGCGCAAGGCTCTGGTGGCGCGCGCGCTCGATGATTTCCTTGACGATGTCGAGGCGGATCCGACCGGACGTTGGGCGCTCGCCATCCCATCGGACGCGCTGGGGGAGAGTCTGGAGGAACCGACGAAGGCCGCACTTGTGCGCGCACGCCTGCGCGACGCGGGAACCGTGGTCAAGCTGACGGCCGACCTGTCGACCCTGGTGACCCGCAACGGACTCATCGGTCAGCGCTCGGCCACGATGGTCATGCCGCGCAAGGAATTCCGGCTTATGCTGGCCGCGCGCGATGAGGTTTACGACGCCGTCGCCCACTACACATTTGATACAACAAAGCGAGAAGCTGCCGACGTGGCGCGCGAGCTTGTTGCGCTTGTTTAGCCCGGCTTTGTGAAGGTTTACCTTCTTAAGGATCGCCTTACCTTCGTTGTTATTGGAGTTATTCCAGAATACGATGAGGGTGTGGTTAAGAAATTTGTATCCCGGTATCCGCTCGTCGCGGTCATTGGCGTCGTGGCGCTCATCGGCGTCGCCCTCACTGCGATGGGTAATGAACCCGCCGCGCGGGTGCTCGTCTCCGCGGTCGCTGCCGTCATCGCTGCCCTCCAGCTGAAGGGGATGATCGACACTTTGCGCGAGCACAGCTTCGGCATTGACATCCTTGCCGTAACGGCGATCGCTTCCACTGTGGCTGTGGGCGAGTACTGGGCCGCGCTCGTCGTGTGCCTCATGCTCACGGGCGGCGAGGCACTCGAGGACTACGCCGAGGGCCGCGCGAGCGCGGAGCTAACCGCGTTGCTCGAGGGCGCCCCGACCACCGCCTACCGCAAGAGCGCCGGCGGCATCCAGGAAATCGCCGTCGACGACGTGGCGGTGGGTGACGAGCTCGTGGTCCGTCCCCATGAGGCGGTTCCGGTCGACGCCGTGTTGCTGTCGGACTCGGCGCTGTTGGACGAGAGCCAGCTGACGGGTGAGTCGATGCCGGTCAAACACGCCGCGGGCGACATGCTGCTTGCAGGTTCGATGAACGACGCGGACGCGATCGAGGTGCGTGCCCGCGCGGTGGCCGCCGATTCGCAGTACCAGCGCATCGTCTCGCTCGTGGAAGAGGCGCGCGAGTCCAAGGCTCCGTTCGTGCGCCTTGCCGACCGGGTCGCACTTCCCTTTACTATCATCGCCTTTATCATCGCCGGGGTGGCATGGACAGTCACGGGTGACCCGATGCGCTTCGCCCAGGTGCTCGTGGTGGCCACCCCGTGCCCGCTCATCATCGCGGCGCCGGTTGCCTTCATGGCCGGTATGTCACGCGCGGCCCGCGGCGGCATGATCATCAAGAACGCGGGCACGATTGAGCAGATCGCCAAGGTGGCCTCGGTCGCCTTTGACAAGACCGGCACGCTGACGATGGGCCAGCCGCAGATCACGGACGTGGTCAGCACGATGCCGGAGGACATGCTGCGCTTGGCGGCCAGCGCCGAGTATTATTCTTCGCATCCGCTCGCGCAAGCGATCGTGGCCGCTGCGGGGGACGTGGCCGAGCCCGAGCAGGCCCGCGACGTTCCCGCCCAGGGCGTCGTAGCCCGTGTGGAGGGCCGGCAGGTCAAGGTCGGAAAATATGGCTTCGTCATGGACGTAGACGAGCCCGCCCCCGTTGAGGCTCGCCCCGGATTCACGGCAATCTTCGTCTCCGTCGACGGCGAACTCGCGGGTCACGTTGAGCTCTCCGATCCGATACGCCCCGAGACCCCTACCGCACTGAAAGCGATCGGCGCCATAGGTGTGGACCACACCGTTATGCTCACGGGCGACGCCGAGGACACCGCGCGCCGGGTGGCCAGCGAACTTGGCATCGCCGACGTGCGGGGCGGCCTCCTTCCCGAAGACAAGGTTCGGGCCGTCACCTCGATGGGTCCCAAGCCGGTGCTCATGGTCGGAGACGGCGTCAACGACGCCCCTGTGCTCGCGGCGGCCGACGTGGGCGTTGCGATGGGTGCGCGCGGATCGGCAGCCGCAGTGGAGAGCGCCGACGTCGTCATCATGCTTGACGATCTCTCGCGTCTGGCCCGCCTCCTGCTCGTCGGCAAGCGCACGATGCGCGTGGCGTGGCAGGCCATCGCGATCGGTGTCGCGTTCTCGGTGGTCCTCATGGTGATCGGCGCAACTGGAGTCATGCCCGCTTTTGTCGGTGCGTGGATGCAGGAACTCGTGGACCTGGCGTGCATTCTGTGGGCGTTGCTGGCAGCGCGCCCGTCGCGGACGGAGCGCGAGCTGAGCGAGCGGATGGCCGGCGTCGTCGTCGAAACGAAGCCCGAATGTGGGCGAAGGACGCCCGCCGCGTCCGATCTCGTCTCATAGCGCGCAATGCCACACGCCGCGGATAAGGAATTGCGGGCCCTGCACGCTAAACTTGTGTCGAGATAAGGCCAGACAAAGATTGGATAAACGTGGCAACAACGAATGACCTCAAGAATGGCATGGTCCTCAAGATTGACAACCAGCTGTGGCAGGTAGTGGAGTTCCAGCACGTCAAGCCGGGCAAGGGCCCCGCCTTTGTTCGCACCAAGCTGCGCAACGTCCTCTCCGGCAAGAACGTCGACAGGACGATGAACGCCGGTGTCAAGGTCGAGACCGCCACGGTCGATCGCCGCGACATGCAGTACCTGTACAACGACGGCGAAGACTTCATCTTCATGGATCTTGAGACCTACGAGCAGCTGCCGGTGTCGGCGGACGTCGTGGGCGCGGCTAAGAACTACATGCTCGAGAACCAGAACGTCATCGTTGCCATGCACGACGGCCAGGTTCTCTTCATCGAACTGCCTTCCTCGGTAGTCCTCGAGATCACCTTCACCGAGCCGGGTCTGCAGGGAGACCGCTCGAACGCGGGCACGAAGCCGGCCACTCTCGAGACGGGCTACGAGATCCAGGTGCCGCTCTTCATCGAGCAGGGCACGAAGGTCAAGGTGGACACCCGTACCGGCGAGTATCTGAATCGCGCCTAATGGAGAAGAAATCTCGCCCCAACCCCAAGCGGAAGGGTCGCTCGCTTCAGCGGCAGATGGCACTCGACGTGATTTTCGAGGCCGACCTTCGCGGGACAGACCTGAGCGCCCTTCTCGAGGAGCGCAAGGTCATCTCAACCCACATGGTTCCGATTGGGGACTACGGCGTCACGATCGTCGCCACGTACGCGGACAACGCCCCTGACGTGGACTCGATGATCGAGGCGGCCTCGCCGAACTGGCCCATCGAGCGCATGTCGGTCGTGGATCGATGCCTGCTCCGCGTCGGAGCGACAGAGCTCATGTTCCTCGACGTGGACCTGCCGGTGGTCGTGTCGGAGATCAAGTCGCTCGCTCGTGACATATCCACGGATCGGGCGGTTCCCTTCCTCATGGGAGTGATCAATCGAATCGGCGAGATTCGCGCCGGCGAGACGGCCGGTTTGAATGACATAATTGAAAAGTTGCCGGTGACGGGCAAAGAGCCCGAACCGAGATAGAGGCGTTGGACGCCGGTCATCTGGCCGGCGTCCTTTTTTATGAATGGAGGGTGCATGAGCCAAGCAAAGGTCATCTTCGAGGACGGAACGGAGTTCCCTGGGCGCGCCTATGGAGCGCGGGGTGAGGTGAACGGGCGTGTGGTGGTCTGCACGTCAGCCACCGGCTACGAGCCGGCGCTCGCTGACGATGCGAACGCCGATGCGATCGTGCTGTACACGACTCCTCACATCGGTAACACGGGCATGACGGGCGCCGAGCCGCTCGTCGCGCGCGGGTTGATTGCCCGCGATCCCGTTCCGCACTCGTCGAGTGCCTTCGCCGTCGCCGAGCTGGAGCAGAGGCTGAGCGAGGACGGCGTCGTAGGTATCTGCGAGGTCGACACGCGAGCTATCATGCGCCGCGTCGGGGCCGGCGCCGCAACGGTCACCATCGTCACGGAGGAGAACTAATGCCACGTCGCACCGATATTGAATCGATCCTCGTCATCGGCTCAGGCCCGATCGTCATCGGCCAAGCCTGCGAGTTTGACTACTCCGGCACGCAGGCATGCCGCGTCCTTAAGGACGAGGGCTACCGCGTGGTGCTAGTCAACTCGAATCCGGCGACCATCATGACCGACCCCAACATGGCCGACGCCACCTACATCGAGCCCATCACGCCCGAGGTCGTGGCCCAGATTATCGCCAGGGAGCGTCCCGACGCCGTACTCGCCACCCTCGGCGGGCAGACCGCGCTCAACACGGCCACGGCACTCGCCGAAAACGGCACCTTCGCCAAATACGGCGTGGAGTTCCTCGGCGCCGACGCGGAGGCGATCCGCAAGGGTGAAGACCGTCAGGCCTTCAAAGACGTCGTCGAGGCCTGCGGCGGCGAAAGCGCGCGCTCATTCATCGCCCACACGCTCAAGGAGTGTCACGAGGCCGCGGACAAGCTGGGCTATCCGCTCGTCGTGCGTCCCTCTTTCACCATGGGCGGGCTGGGCTCGGGTCTGGCCCACAACCAGGACGAACTCGACCGGATTGTCGGCGGCGGCCTGCGCTATTCAGCCACCGCGGAGGTGCTGCTCGAGGAGTCGATCCTTGGGTGGAAAGAGATCGAGCTCGAGGTGATCCGCGACGCTAACGACGTGGCGATACTCGTGTGTTCGATTGAGAACTTCGATCCCGTCGGTGTTCACACGGGCGACTCGATCACCATGGCACCCGCACTCACACTCACCGACGCCGAATTTACCGCCGTGCGTGACCTGGGCATGGCGATCATCCGCGAGGTGGGGCTCGCGTCCGGTGGCTGTAACATCCAGATCGCGATCGAGCCGAAGACCGGGCGCATGGTCGTCATCGAGATGAACCCGCGCGTCTCGCGCTCCTCGGCGCTGGCTTCTAAGGCAACGGGCGTGCCGATTGCGAAGATTACCACGAAGCTCGCGGTGGGCTACACGCTCGAGGAGATCACCAACGACATGACCGGTCTGCCGTTGTCGGCGGGCGATCCGGCTGTCGACTACGTCGTGGTGAAGGTTGCGCGCTTTGCGTTCGAGAAGTTCCCGGCAGCGGATGACACGCTTACGACGACGATGAAGTCGGTCGGCGAGGCGATGTCGCTCGGGCGGAACTTCACCGAGGCCCTTCAAAAGGCCATGCGCTCGATCGACAAGAAGGGCGTCGTGTTCCACTGGGAGGGCGAGCCAGATGTGCCCGCGCTTCTGGAGGCGATGAGGCGC is part of the Trueperella abortisuis genome and harbors:
- a CDS encoding carbamoyl-phosphate synthase domain-containing protein, whose product is MSQAKVIFEDGTEFPGRAYGARGEVNGRVVVCTSATGYEPALADDANADAIVLYTTPHIGNTGMTGAEPLVARGLIARDPVPHSSSAFAVAELEQRLSEDGVVGICEVDTRAIMRRVGAGAATVTIVTEEN
- the efp gene encoding elongation factor P, which produces MATTNDLKNGMVLKIDNQLWQVVEFQHVKPGKGPAFVRTKLRNVLSGKNVDRTMNAGVKVETATVDRRDMQYLYNDGEDFIFMDLETYEQLPVSADVVGAAKNYMLENQNVIVAMHDGQVLFIELPSSVVLEITFTEPGLQGDRSNAGTKPATLETGYEIQVPLFIEQGTKVKVDTRTGEYLNRA
- a CDS encoding transcription antitermination protein NusB; the encoded protein is MEKKSRPNPKRKGRSLQRQMALDVIFEADLRGTDLSALLEERKVISTHMVPIGDYGVTIVATYADNAPDVDSMIEAASPNWPIERMSVVDRCLLRVGATELMFLDVDLPVVVSEIKSLARDISTDRAVPFLMGVINRIGEIRAGETAGLNDIIEKLPVTGKEPEPR
- a CDS encoding nucleoside/nucleotide kinase family protein, which gives rise to MSAIFLIGASGTGKSAIVRELAKAGFTAADVDAAVAGSQGYTLEDFYVLLKPERRKALVARALDDFLDDVEADPTGRWALAIPSDALGESLEEPTKAALVRARLRDAGTVVKLTADLSTLVTRNGLIGQRSATMVMPRKEFRLMLAARDEVYDAVAHYTFDTTKREAADVARELVALV
- a CDS encoding heavy metal translocating P-type ATPase; translated protein: MVKKFVSRYPLVAVIGVVALIGVALTAMGNEPAARVLVSAVAAVIAALQLKGMIDTLREHSFGIDILAVTAIASTVAVGEYWAALVVCLMLTGGEALEDYAEGRASAELTALLEGAPTTAYRKSAGGIQEIAVDDVAVGDELVVRPHEAVPVDAVLLSDSALLDESQLTGESMPVKHAAGDMLLAGSMNDADAIEVRARAVAADSQYQRIVSLVEEARESKAPFVRLADRVALPFTIIAFIIAGVAWTVTGDPMRFAQVLVVATPCPLIIAAPVAFMAGMSRAARGGMIIKNAGTIEQIAKVASVAFDKTGTLTMGQPQITDVVSTMPEDMLRLAASAEYYSSHPLAQAIVAAAGDVAEPEQARDVPAQGVVARVEGRQVKVGKYGFVMDVDEPAPVEARPGFTAIFVSVDGELAGHVELSDPIRPETPTALKAIGAIGVDHTVMLTGDAEDTARRVASELGIADVRGGLLPEDKVRAVTSMGPKPVLMVGDGVNDAPVLAAADVGVAMGARGSAAAVESADVVIMLDDLSRLARLLLVGKRTMRVAWQAIAIGVAFSVVLMVIGATGVMPAFVGAWMQELVDLACILWALLAARPSRTERELSERMAGVVVETKPECGRRTPAASDLVS